In the Desulfitobacterium hafniense DCB-2 genome, GTGATCAATATAAAAAAAATCAGGTCGCATGATCCTCATGCGCCTGATTTTTTATGCTTGTGTATCTACTTTTCCTAATGCAGAAAGTATTTTTTTCACGTAATTCTGCGTTTCCTTGTAAGGTGGAATCCCATTGTATTTATCTACAGCCCCTGGGCCTGCATTATAGCCCGCTAAGGCAAACGCGACATTTCCTTTAAACCGCACTAACAAATCCTTTAAAAAACGGGTTCCCCCATCAAGATTCTGAGCCGGATCAAAAGGATCGGTCACACCATAAGTCTTTGCCGTACCAGGCATCAACTGCATCAGACCCATAGCTCCCGCTGACGATACCGCATGGGGGTTAAAACTGGATTCAGCCATCACCACTTGCCGGATCAGATTCGTGTCTATCCCATGGCGCTGCCCTACTTCCGCGATAAGCTGTTCTATAGCCGGCTGATCGGAACGGTAATCTGAACTCCGCTGAGAACTTAAGGAGTTTGCTTGGAGAGAGTTTACTATACCGGAGTAAGGATTATATGCCGAGGTCAAAGAGGTCCATGAATTTTGCCCCATTCCGGTAAGGCTCATGGATGAGAGAAGATTTTCAGATAAGAGAGAATCCTTTCCGGAAAAAAGACTTCCCAGTAACATTGCGGCAAGAAGTTGTGAATTCTCAGTTGACTGCGACTCTTGCTCAGAACCGGACCCTAATTCTTGTCCGGCAAAAGCTTCCAAAGCTAATCCTGAGCTGGAGCCATCATTTCCTGAAAGGGCGGACTGGAGCAAGGTGGCAAAGAGGAGAGCTTGGGAGCCATCCTTGTTTCCGGACTCACTCCTTGAAGTATCCTGCCAGGCCTGATTCATACTTTGAAGCTGGTAAAGCAGCACTAGTTCTGCCGTATTCACCGATTATCCCCTCCTGATATCAGACGAGTTTAGCAATTCCCTCAAGCTCATCTTTAGCTAAGATCCGGTCAGGAATCAACACCATGATAATACGGTCGGGAAGATTCACGATACCGCCAATAAATGGAGCTGTAACTAAGGGAGGCGGCGGTGCTATATTGTCCAGGATGCGAACCTCTCTCACCTGGTCAACCGCAAATCCTACCAGATCGCCATTGACTTCCGTAATCAAGGCAAAGTCTTCCTTGGCGGCTTCCACGTCCTTGGCAATGGTCCGATTCTTTTCCA is a window encoding:
- a CDS encoding lytic transglycosylase domain-containing protein, giving the protein MNTAELVLLYQLQSMNQAWQDTSRSESGNKDGSQALLFATLLQSALSGNDGSSSGLALEAFAGQELGSGSEQESQSTENSQLLAAMLLGSLFSGKDSLLSENLLSSMSLTGMGQNSWTSLTSAYNPYSGIVNSLQANSLSSQRSSDYRSDQPAIEQLIAEVGQRHGIDTNLIRQVVMAESSFNPHAVSSAGAMGLMQLMPGTAKTYGVTDPFDPAQNLDGGTRFLKDLLVRFKGNVAFALAGYNAGPGAVDKYNGIPPYKETQNYVKKILSALGKVDTQA
- a CDS encoding chemotaxis protein CheW — encoded protein: MGNQVVIFGLGQEEYGMPIEIVREITRLGDIRPIPKAPDSVKGLINLRGSAIPLIDLHVRFGVEKNRTIAKDVEAAKEDFALITEVNGDLVGFAVDQVREVRILDNIAPPPPLVTAPFIGGIVNLPDRIIMVLIPDRILAKDELEGIAKLV